Proteins encoded in a region of the Halarcobacter mediterraneus genome:
- a CDS encoding acyl carrier protein, with the protein MEEKVIQIASDVFNCQIKSDSKIGNPEEWDSLGQLNLFMAIESELGIKCSADEIIENNSISSIVKLLESKK; encoded by the coding sequence ATGGAAGAAAAAGTTATTCAAATAGCAAGTGATGTTTTCAATTGTCAAATAAAAAGTGATTCTAAAATAGGTAATCCTGAAGAATGGGACTCTTTAGGTCAACTAAACTTGTTTATGGCTATTGAATCTGAGCTAGGAATAAAGTGTTCTGCAGATGAAATAATAGAAAATAATAGTATTAGCAGTATTGTGAAACTACTTGAAAGTAAAAAATAG
- a CDS encoding HAD-IIIC family phosphatase has translation MQIEIISNINMDSLKYYLKEFKVKNSCSYGNYFIDLLDKNSKLYSQETDCILCFLDIDTLNENLDEVLASLKELKQRGKIIIINTLCFYPYYLDTYTNESLLMELKLNQKVLNYSKNNDFLVLDFNSIIKRLGIKSSYAEKFWYLGKIKFTKDVFEELAKDIKALLNAYKSSCKKCLVLDLDNTLWGGVIGEGEIELSNEGKGAIYQEFQKNIKKLKDFGIILAINSKNNYADALKGLDHNSSILKKDDFIIIKANWNNKNENLLEIAQELNIADDSLVFIDDNPVERDLVKTTTKVCVPNFPEDIYELNSWFKKEVVYKYFYKLKINDEDKQKQKQYKAKIKRDEVSKTMNYEEFLKSLEIELTFYIDDIRYAQRYSQLTQKTNQFNLTTRRYTQQDIEKFIESNDYRVIAVDYKDKYANEGIIGLCIIKVEKDIYIDTFLLSCRVLKRDVEKLLIEKITEVVPNKKIIAEYIKTDKNEIAKDMYCNLGFKKIDETRYKKDI, from the coding sequence ATGCAAATTGAAATAATAAGTAACATAAATATGGATAGTCTAAAGTATTATCTAAAAGAGTTTAAAGTTAAAAATAGTTGTTCTTATGGAAATTATTTTATAGATTTATTAGATAAAAACTCAAAACTATACTCACAGGAAACTGATTGTATTTTATGTTTTTTAGATATAGATACATTAAATGAAAATCTTGATGAGGTCTTAGCCTCTTTAAAAGAATTAAAACAAAGAGGTAAAATAATTATAATTAATACTCTTTGTTTTTATCCATACTATCTTGATACTTATACAAATGAATCCTTGCTAATGGAATTAAAACTTAACCAAAAAGTTTTAAACTATTCTAAAAATAATGATTTTCTTGTTTTAGATTTTAACTCGATAATTAAGAGGCTAGGTATTAAAAGTTCATATGCAGAAAAGTTTTGGTATCTAGGTAAAATAAAATTTACAAAAGATGTTTTTGAAGAATTAGCAAAAGACATAAAAGCTCTTTTAAATGCATATAAATCATCTTGTAAAAAATGTTTAGTGTTAGATTTAGATAATACTCTTTGGGGTGGTGTAATAGGAGAAGGTGAAATAGAATTATCCAATGAGGGTAAAGGTGCTATATATCAAGAATTCCAAAAAAATATAAAGAAATTAAAAGATTTTGGAATAATATTAGCAATTAATTCTAAGAATAATTATGCCGATGCCCTTAAGGGATTAGACCATAACTCTTCAATTTTAAAAAAAGATGACTTTATTATTATAAAAGCAAATTGGAATAATAAGAATGAAAACCTTTTAGAGATAGCACAAGAACTTAATATAGCAGATGATAGCCTAGTTTTTATTGATGATAACCCTGTAGAAAGAGATTTAGTAAAAACAACTACAAAAGTTTGTGTTCCAAATTTTCCTGAAGATATATATGAACTTAATTCCTGGTTTAAAAAAGAAGTGGTATATAAATATTTTTATAAGCTGAAAATAAATGATGAAGACAAACAAAAACAGAAGCAATATAAAGCAAAAATAAAAAGGGATGAAGTATCTAAAACAATGAATTATGAAGAGTTTCTAAAAAGTTTAGAAATAGAATTAACTTTTTATATTGATGATATTAGATACGCACAAAGGTATTCTCAACTTACTCAAAAAACAAATCAATTTAATTTAACTACTAGAAGATATACTCAACAAGATATAGAAAAGTTTATTGAGAGTAATGATTATAGAGTAATTGCAGTTGATTATAAAGATAAATATGCAAATGAAGGGATAATAGGACTTTGTATAATAAAAGTCGAAAAAGATATTTATATTGATACCTTTTTATTAAGTTGTAGAGTTTTAAAAAGAGATGTTGAGAAGTTATTAATAGAAAAAATTACGGAAGTAGTTCCTAATAAAAAAATTATAGCAGAATATATAAAAACAGATAAAAATGAGATTGCAAAAGATATGTATTGTAATTTAGGCTTTAAAAAAATAGATGAAACAAGGTATAAAAAGGATATTTAA
- a CDS encoding VOC family protein, with the protein MKFHHIGIATKSLKTSLDFVNKNFEVINISEEIFDENQDATLQMIETKDLNIELVTGNVVDKLIKAKTTYYHICYEVEDINEAIDNFKGAIVISEPKPAVLFDNREVAFLMTPLGLVELLNAN; encoded by the coding sequence ATGAAATTCCATCATATAGGTATTGCAACAAAAAGTTTAAAAACTTCTTTAGACTTTGTGAACAAAAACTTTGAAGTAATTAATATAAGTGAAGAAATTTTTGACGAAAATCAAGATGCAACACTTCAAATGATAGAAACAAAAGATTTGAATATAGAATTAGTGACTGGAAATGTAGTAGACAAACTGATAAAAGCAAAAACTACCTACTATCATATTTGTTATGAAGTTGAGGATATAAATGAAGCTATAGATAATTTTAAAGGAGCTATAGTTATATCAGAACCAAAGCCTGCTGTTTTATTTGATAATAGAGAAGTGGCTTTTTTAATGACACCTTTAGGACTAGTGGAGCTTCTAAATGCAAATTGA
- the pseG gene encoding UDP-2,4-diacetamido-2,4,6-trideoxy-beta-L-altropyranose hydrolase has translation MKKILFRVNSSSNIGLGHLMRSLTLAKKYKNSKIYFACENLSGNFNKKVIEEGYTLKVLKSNNKKEFLELITKLKIDFIVIDNYDIDYSFEKYIKQNSKIKLLCFDDIYKKHYCDIVLNHNIYAKEEKYKKLVPSFCELRCGKKHTLIRDEFKKQKKVKKKNEIFVAMGGVDHLGLNPKIIDVLVKYFKKYRVNIITSSSNKNLKALKKKCSKYQNINLYIDSKKIAKLMARSSFAIVTPSVTVHEVIYMNLDFIAIKTADNQKYMYKYLKKKKYKVLETFSNKKLVKLINGIKSESKR, from the coding sequence TTGAAAAAGATTCTTTTTAGAGTAAACTCTTCTTCAAATATAGGTCTTGGACATCTTATGAGAAGTTTGACTCTTGCTAAAAAATACAAAAACTCTAAAATATACTTTGCATGTGAAAACTTAAGTGGTAACTTTAATAAAAAAGTAATTGAAGAAGGCTATACCCTTAAAGTTTTAAAAAGCAATAATAAAAAAGAATTTTTGGAGTTAATAACAAAACTTAAAATAGATTTTATTGTAATAGATAATTATGATATAGATTATAGTTTTGAAAAATATATAAAGCAAAACTCAAAAATAAAACTTCTTTGTTTTGATGATATCTATAAGAAACATTATTGCGATATAGTTTTAAATCATAATATTTATGCAAAAGAGGAAAAATATAAGAAATTAGTTCCTAGTTTTTGTGAACTTAGATGTGGTAAAAAACATACTCTAATAAGAGATGAATTTAAAAAGCAAAAAAAAGTCAAAAAGAAAAATGAGATTTTTGTTGCAATGGGTGGAGTTGACCACTTAGGTTTAAATCCTAAGATTATAGATGTTTTAGTAAAATATTTTAAAAAATATAGAGTTAATATTATTACAAGTTCTTCAAATAAAAATTTGAAAGCTTTAAAGAAAAAGTGTAGTAAATACCAAAATATTAATTTATATATTGACTCAAAAAAAATAGCAAAATTGATGGCAAGAAGTAGCTTTGCAATAGTTACTCCTAGTGTAACTGTTCATGAAGTTATTTATATGAACTTAGACTTTATTGCTATTAAAACTGCAGATAATCAAAAATATATGTATAAATACTTAAAAAAGAAAAAGTATAAAGTACTGGAAACATTTTCAAATAAAAAATTAGTAAAGTTAATAAATGGGATAAAAAGTGAATCTAAAAGATAA
- the pseI gene encoding pseudaminic acid synthase — translation MKIGDFDFSLGNVYVIAELSANHNGSLEIAKKSIKAAKECGANAIKLQTYTADTITLNCKNDDFMVDGGTLWDGKNLYELYEWASTPWQWHEELFAYAREIGIDIFSSPFDKTAVDFLEQFNPSAYKIASFEITDYELIRYVASKRKPIIISTGIATLEEIEDVIDICKKEGNEDIILLKCTSSYPAPLEDANLNTIADMKKRFGVEVGFSDHTLGSTAPIMAVTLGAKVIEKHFILDKSIGGPDAEFSMEKDDLAFMIKSIREAQKLQGTIDYEMNDKRKKNRKYSRSLYVCKDIKEGEEFTNENIKSVRPGFGLHPKYLNEILGKKAKKDYKFGDRLEKDSF, via the coding sequence TTGAAAATAGGTGATTTTGATTTTTCATTAGGTAATGTATATGTAATTGCAGAATTAAGTGCAAACCATAATGGTTCTTTAGAAATTGCAAAGAAAAGCATAAAAGCAGCCAAAGAGTGTGGAGCAAATGCAATAAAACTTCAAACATATACAGCAGATACAATAACATTAAACTGTAAAAATGATGACTTTATGGTTGATGGTGGAACACTTTGGGATGGAAAAAATCTTTATGAACTTTATGAGTGGGCAAGTACTCCTTGGCAGTGGCATGAAGAACTATTTGCTTATGCAAGAGAAATTGGAATAGATATTTTTTCTTCACCTTTTGATAAGACGGCAGTTGATTTTTTAGAGCAGTTTAATCCTAGTGCTTACAAAATTGCTTCATTTGAAATAACTGATTATGAATTAATAAGATATGTAGCAAGTAAAAGAAAACCTATAATTATAAGTACAGGTATTGCAACTTTAGAAGAAATTGAAGATGTAATTGATATATGTAAAAAAGAAGGGAATGAAGATATTATTCTTTTAAAGTGTACTAGCTCATACCCAGCACCACTTGAAGATGCAAATTTAAATACAATTGCTGATATGAAAAAAAGATTTGGGGTAGAAGTTGGTTTTTCTGATCATACTTTAGGAAGTACAGCTCCTATTATGGCAGTTACATTGGGTGCAAAAGTTATTGAAAAACATTTTATACTTGATAAGAGTATTGGTGGTCCTGATGCAGAGTTTTCTATGGAAAAAGATGATTTAGCTTTTATGATAAAATCAATAAGAGAAGCTCAAAAGCTTCAAGGAACTATTGATTATGAAATGAATGATAAAAGAAAGAAAAATAGAAAGTATTCAAGAAGCCTTTATGTTTGTAAAGATATCAAAGAAGGTGAAGAGTTTACAAATGAGAATATAAAATCAGTAAGACCAGGATTTGGATTGCATCCAAAATATTTAAATGAAATTTTAGGTAAAAAAGCAAAGAAAGATTATAAGTTTGGAGATAGACTTGAAAAAGATTCTTTTTAG
- the pseF gene encoding pseudaminic acid cytidylyltransferase produces MNKAIAIIPARGGSKRIPRKNIKPFYGKPLIAYSIEVALKSKLFDKVIISTDDEEIANIAKEYGAEVPFIRPKELSDDFTGTGAVVSHALDFLKSQNEEYDYCCTIYATAPLLQEKYLIEAFKKLKNSDAKIAFSCTSMPFPIQRTFKITQDNRCEMFWPENFSKRSQDLEEAYQDAGQFYFDDLKKTSSEIVFGKNSIPIILPRYLVQDIDTLEDWDRAQFLYEAINNSMKKETT; encoded by the coding sequence ATGAATAAAGCAATAGCAATAATTCCAGCCCGTGGGGGAAGTAAAAGAATACCTAGAAAAAATATTAAACCTTTTTATGGAAAGCCGTTAATTGCATATAGTATTGAAGTGGCTTTAAAATCAAAACTATTTGATAAAGTAATTATAAGTACTGATGATGAAGAAATAGCAAATATTGCAAAAGAGTATGGAGCGGAAGTTCCATTTATAAGACCAAAAGAGTTAAGTGATGATTTTACTGGTACAGGTGCTGTGGTTTCCCATGCTTTAGATTTTTTAAAATCTCAAAATGAAGAGTATGATTATTGTTGTACTATTTATGCAACAGCTCCTTTACTTCAAGAAAAATATTTGATTGAAGCCTTTAAAAAACTAAAAAATAGTGATGCAAAAATAGCTTTCTCTTGTACTTCAATGCCTTTTCCAATTCAAAGAACTTTTAAAATTACACAAGATAATAGATGTGAAATGTTTTGGCCTGAAAACTTTTCAAAAAGAAGCCAAGATTTAGAAGAAGCTTATCAAGATGCAGGACAATTTTATTTTGATGATTTGAAAAAAACTTCAAGTGAAATAGTTTTTGGGAAAAATAGTATTCCTATTATTTTACCGAGATATTTAGTTCAAGATATTGATACTTTAGAGGATTGGGATAGAGCTCAGTTTTTATATGAAGCTATTAATAACAGTATGAAAAAGGAGACTACTTGA
- the pseC gene encoding UDP-4-amino-4,6-dideoxy-N-acetyl-beta-L-altrosamine transaminase yields the protein MNFIPYGKQTISQDDIDSVLEVLKSDFLTIGPKVKEFEEKLCKVSGAKYCVVVSNGTAALHLASLCLLNKNDKVLTTPNSFLATSNSILYVGAKPIFVDIKEDGNIDLEACEEILKEDSSIKAIYIVHFSGKPVNQEKLKYLKEKYKIEILEDCAHSLGAKFNGIKAGSCKNSDCSIFSFHPVKHITTGEGGAITTNSKDIYEKLLILRNHGMLKTSSMKSWEYEMQELGFNYRITDISCALGLSQLKKLDNFVNKRKELAKYYDKAFLNTKVKPLYSFDENSSYHLYVVRIDFESLNISKEELFYKMREKNIGLQYHYIPINKQPFYRQLGYGDEITPIMDKYYKEAFSLPLYPNLSNEEQEYVIKTLLEIINE from the coding sequence ATGAATTTTATTCCTTACGGTAAACAAACAATATCTCAAGATGATATAGATTCTGTTTTAGAGGTTTTAAAATCAGACTTTTTAACAATAGGTCCCAAAGTAAAAGAGTTTGAAGAAAAACTTTGTAAAGTATCAGGGGCAAAATATTGTGTTGTAGTATCAAATGGAACAGCTGCTTTACATCTAGCTTCTTTATGTCTTTTAAATAAAAATGATAAAGTTTTAACAACTCCAAACTCTTTTTTAGCAACTTCGAACTCAATTCTTTATGTAGGTGCAAAACCAATTTTTGTAGATATTAAAGAAGATGGAAATATAGATTTAGAAGCTTGTGAAGAGATTTTAAAAGAAGACTCTTCTATAAAAGCAATATATATAGTTCACTTTTCAGGAAAACCTGTAAATCAAGAAAAACTAAAATACCTAAAAGAAAAATATAAGATAGAGATTCTTGAAGATTGTGCACATAGTCTTGGTGCAAAATTTAATGGAATAAAAGCAGGTTCTTGTAAAAATAGTGACTGTTCAATTTTTTCTTTTCATCCTGTAAAACATATAACAACAGGTGAGGGTGGAGCAATTACAACTAACTCAAAAGATATTTATGAAAAGTTATTAATCTTACGAAATCATGGCATGTTAAAAACTTCTTCTATGAAATCTTGGGAATATGAAATGCAGGAATTAGGCTTTAATTATAGAATTACAGATATCTCTTGTGCTTTGGGTTTATCTCAATTAAAAAAGTTAGATAATTTTGTAAATAAAAGAAAAGAACTTGCAAAGTATTATGATAAAGCTTTTTTAAATACAAAAGTTAAACCTTTATACTCTTTTGATGAAAACTCTTCTTATCATTTGTATGTAGTAAGAATAGATTTTGAAAGTTTAAATATATCAAAAGAAGAACTGTTTTATAAAATGAGAGAAAAAAATATTGGATTACAATATCACTATATACCTATAAATAAGCAGCCTTTTTATAGACAATTGGGATATGGAGATGAAATAACACCTATTATGGATAAGTATTATAAAGAAGCTTTTTCTCTTCCTTTATATCCAAATTTGAGTAATGAAGAACAAGAATATGTTATAAAAACTTTATTGGAAATAATTAATGAATAA
- the pseB gene encoding UDP-N-acetylglucosamine 4,6-dehydratase (inverting) translates to MFNDKTILITGGTGSFGKKYTEILLEKYKPNKIIIYSRDELKQYEMAQEYNDKCMRYFIGDVRDFQRLKKAMKDVDYVIHAAALKHVPIAEYNPMECIKTNIDGAQNVIDAAIENKVTKVIALSTDKAANPVNLYGATKLASDKLFVAANNLVGKQDTFFSVVRYGNVIGSRGSVIPFFKKLIDEGKQSLPITDTKMTRFMITLEQGVEFVLKNFERMKGGEIFVPKIPSMKITELALALAPNLSHEIIGIRPGEKLHEIMCPSDDSHLTYEFEDHFVIAPTIKFTSIRDYSENSIREKGIRVEQGFEYNSGKNDVWLSHKELLDLIKEY, encoded by the coding sequence ATGTTTAATGACAAAACCATTCTTATTACTGGTGGAACAGGAAGTTTTGGTAAAAAGTACACTGAAATACTATTAGAAAAGTATAAACCAAATAAAATAATAATATATTCAAGAGATGAATTAAAGCAATATGAAATGGCTCAAGAATATAATGATAAATGTATGAGATATTTTATAGGAGATGTAAGAGATTTTCAAAGACTTAAAAAAGCTATGAAAGATGTTGATTATGTAATCCATGCTGCAGCTTTAAAGCATGTTCCTATTGCGGAATATAATCCTATGGAATGTATAAAGACAAATATTGATGGTGCACAAAATGTAATTGATGCAGCAATTGAGAATAAAGTTACTAAAGTAATTGCTCTTTCAACAGATAAAGCAGCAAATCCAGTAAATCTTTATGGGGCTACAAAATTAGCTAGTGATAAACTTTTTGTTGCTGCAAATAACCTTGTAGGAAAACAAGATACATTTTTTTCAGTAGTAAGATATGGAAATGTAATTGGAAGTCGTGGTTCTGTTATTCCTTTTTTTAAAAAACTTATAGATGAAGGTAAACAAAGTTTACCTATAACAGATACTAAAATGACAAGGTTTATGATTACTTTAGAACAAGGTGTAGAGTTTGTTTTAAAAAACTTTGAGAGAATGAAAGGTGGAGAGATTTTTGTTCCAAAAATTCCATCTATGAAAATAACTGAGTTAGCACTTGCTTTGGCTCCTAACCTTTCCCATGAAATTATAGGAATAAGACCTGGGGAAAAATTACATGAAATAATGTGCCCTAGTGATGATTCCCATTTAACATATGAATTTGAAGACCATTTTGTAATAGCCCCTACTATAAAGTTCACTTCAATTAGAGATTATAGTGAGAATAGTATAAGAGAAAAAGGAATAAGAGTAGAGCAAGGTTTTGAATATAATTCTGGGAAAAATGATGTTTGGTTAAGCCATAAAGAATTATTGGATTTAATAAAAGAATATTAA
- the recA gene encoding recombinase RecA translates to MDENQKKSLDLAIKQIDKTFGKGTLIRLGDKEVVPTEAISTGSLGLDLALGVGGLPQGRVIEIYGPESSGKTTLTLHAIAECQKAGGVCAFIDAEHALDTVYAKNLGVDIDNLLVSQPDYGEQALEILETVIRSGAVDLVVIDSVAALTPKVEIDGDMDDQQVGVQARLMSKALRKVTGLLNKMHCTVIFINQIRMKIGMTGYGSPETTTGGNALKFYSSVRLDIRRIATLKQAENSIGNRVKVKVVKNKVAAPFKLAEFDIMFGEGISKTGELIDYGVKLDIVDKAGAWFSYDNTKIGQGKENAKVFLKDNPEIAKEIEDKILTAMGINDELIQGEPETDEE, encoded by the coding sequence ATGGATGAAAATCAAAAAAAATCACTTGATTTAGCAATTAAACAAATCGATAAAACTTTTGGAAAAGGTACATTAATTAGATTAGGAGATAAAGAAGTTGTACCAACAGAAGCTATTTCTACAGGTTCATTAGGACTTGATTTAGCTTTAGGAGTTGGAGGACTTCCTCAAGGTAGAGTTATAGAAATTTATGGTCCTGAGTCATCAGGGAAAACAACACTTACACTTCATGCAATTGCAGAATGTCAAAAAGCTGGAGGAGTTTGTGCTTTTATTGATGCAGAACATGCTTTAGATACTGTTTATGCAAAAAACCTTGGTGTTGATATTGACAACTTACTTGTATCACAACCAGATTATGGGGAGCAAGCTTTAGAAATTTTAGAAACTGTTATTAGAAGTGGAGCCGTTGATTTAGTAGTTATTGATTCAGTTGCAGCATTAACTCCAAAAGTAGAAATTGACGGAGATATGGATGATCAACAAGTGGGTGTACAAGCTAGACTAATGAGTAAAGCACTTAGAAAAGTTACTGGTCTTTTAAATAAAATGCATTGTACTGTTATTTTTATTAATCAAATTAGAATGAAAATTGGTATGACAGGATATGGAAGCCCAGAAACAACGACAGGTGGAAATGCACTTAAATTCTATTCATCTGTAAGACTTGATATTAGAAGAATTGCTACACTAAAACAAGCTGAAAACTCAATAGGAAATAGAGTTAAAGTAAAAGTTGTAAAAAACAAAGTTGCAGCACCATTTAAACTTGCAGAGTTTGATATTATGTTTGGTGAAGGTATTTCTAAAACAGGTGAACTTATTGATTATGGAGTAAAACTTGATATTGTAGATAAAGCTGGAGCTTGGTTCTCTTATGATAATACAAAAATTGGGCAAGGGAAAGAAAACGCAAAAGTATTCTTAAAAGATAATCCAGAGATTGCAAAAGAAATCGAAGATAAAATTTTAACAGCAATGGGAATTAATGATGAATTAATTCAAGGAGAACCTGAAACAGACGAAGAATAA
- the eno gene encoding phosphopyruvate hydratase, with protein sequence MVFIDNIYADEVLDSRGNPTVRATVVLSDGTKESAIVPSGASTGKREALELRDGDDRFLGKGVLKAVENVNTVIADELMGLSPYNQAEVDATMKDIDGTDNYSNLGANAVLGVSMAVARAAAASLDIPLYRYLGGANAMTMPVPMFNIINGGEHANNSVDFQEYMVMPVGFENFNEGLRAVAEIYQNLKKVIDGMGESTAVGDEGGFAPNLKSNEEPIQVILEAVEKAGYKAGEQIAIALDVAASELINDEGKYVLKGENRELSSEELVSYYEDLCNKYPIISIEDGLSEDDWDGWKILTERIGNKVQLVGDDLFVTNANILAEGIQKGIANSILIKPNQIGSVSETMLTIRLAQRNNYNCVMSHRSGESEDAFIADFAVALNCGQIKTGSTARSDRIAKYNRLLEIGAEIGYAEYLGKQPFSK encoded by the coding sequence ATGGTATTTATTGATAATATTTATGCAGATGAAGTTTTAGATTCAAGAGGAAATCCAACTGTTAGAGCAACAGTTGTTTTAAGTGATGGTACAAAGGAAAGTGCAATAGTTCCAAGTGGAGCAAGCACTGGAAAAAGAGAAGCTTTAGAACTAAGAGATGGTGATGATAGATTTTTAGGAAAAGGTGTTCTTAAAGCTGTTGAAAATGTAAACACTGTTATTGCTGATGAATTAATGGGATTAAGTCCTTATAATCAAGCAGAAGTTGATGCAACAATGAAAGACATTGATGGTACAGATAACTACTCAAACTTAGGAGCAAATGCTGTACTTGGTGTTTCTATGGCAGTGGCAAGAGCAGCTGCAGCATCACTTGATATTCCTTTATATAGATATTTAGGTGGAGCAAATGCAATGACTATGCCTGTTCCAATGTTCAACATTATCAATGGTGGAGAACATGCAAATAACTCAGTTGACTTTCAAGAATATATGGTAATGCCTGTAGGTTTTGAAAACTTCAATGAAGGACTAAGAGCTGTTGCTGAAATCTATCAAAACTTAAAAAAAGTAATTGATGGAATGGGAGAATCAACTGCCGTTGGTGACGAAGGTGGATTCGCTCCAAATTTAAAATCAAATGAAGAACCAATTCAAGTTATTTTAGAAGCAGTTGAAAAAGCTGGTTATAAAGCTGGTGAGCAAATTGCTATCGCACTTGATGTTGCAGCTTCAGAACTTATAAATGATGAAGGAAAATATGTTCTTAAAGGTGAGAATAGAGAATTATCATCAGAAGAACTTGTTTCTTACTACGAAGACTTATGTAATAAATATCCAATTATTTCTATAGAAGATGGTTTATCAGAAGATGATTGGGATGGATGGAAAATCTTAACAGAAAGAATTGGAAATAAAGTTCAATTAGTTGGAGATGACCTATTTGTTACAAATGCAAATATTCTAGCAGAAGGTATCCAAAAAGGTATCGCAAACTCAATTTTAATCAAACCAAATCAAATTGGAAGTGTTTCTGAAACAATGCTAACTATTAGATTAGCACAAAGAAACAATTATAATTGTGTAATGTCTCATAGATCAGGAGAATCAGAAGATGCATTTATTGCTGATTTTGCTGTTGCATTAAATTGTGGACAAATCAAAACTGGTTCTACAGCTAGATCGGATAGAATCGCTAAATATAATAGATTATTAGAAATTGGTGCAGAGATTGGCTATGCTGAATACTTAGGGAAACAACCTTTCTCTAAATAA
- a CDS encoding septum formation initiator, producing MRENFHELKKFSLIVIGSIAITMLLSYHVANILFGDNSLEVYTSLKNKKEYLQSEIKRLQLENARLQKEYFELKNLEPEE from the coding sequence ATGAGAGAAAATTTTCATGAACTAAAGAAGTTTTCGTTAATAGTAATAGGTTCTATTGCTATTACGATGCTTCTTTCTTATCATGTTGCAAATATTCTTTTTGGAGATAACTCTTTAGAAGTTTATACTTCTTTAAAAAATAAAAAAGAGTATCTTCAAAGTGAAATTAAAAGATTACAACTTGAAAATGCTCGTTTACAAAAAGAGTATTTTGAACTTAAAAATTTGGAGCCTGAAGAATGA
- a CDS encoding AMIN domain-containing protein yields MKTLFTLLMILQVSLIARENPFEPTIAYEEEAARMIEMQEVEEDYAIEFQKEQHYVNDMYEKMNNPKEEKPKKPALTEDKVKKLIEKATKETEKKTKAIVKKAVEEKPKEIEQVVFVKPRLDVSYEKEILPFVKVSYDNDKIDIFSKYKVSKKLTLPNEKKIILDFTARENFYTVREKLESTNFLKITAGNHKKDNFFRVVVELSQLPDNYEVTYDDDKVSIIKLYSNE; encoded by the coding sequence ATGAAAACTTTATTTACATTGTTAATGATTTTACAAGTTAGCTTAATAGCTAGAGAAAATCCTTTTGAACCTACAATAGCTTATGAAGAAGAAGCCGCAAGAATGATTGAAATGCAAGAGGTTGAAGAAGATTATGCAATAGAATTTCAAAAAGAACAACACTATGTAAATGACATGTATGAAAAAATGAATAATCCAAAAGAAGAAAAGCCTAAAAAGCCTGCTTTAACAGAAGATAAAGTAAAGAAATTAATTGAAAAAGCTACAAAAGAAACAGAGAAGAAAACAAAAGCAATTGTAAAAAAAGCAGTTGAAGAGAAACCAAAAGAAATAGAGCAAGTTGTATTTGTAAAACCAAGACTTGATGTATCATATGAAAAAGAGATTTTACCTTTTGTTAAAGTTTCTTACGACAATGATAAAATAGATATTTTTTCTAAATATAAAGTTTCAAAAAAACTTACTTTGCCAAATGAGAAAAAAATCATTTTAGATTTTACTGCAAGAGAAAATTTTTATACAGTAAGAGAAAAATTAGAATCTACAAACTTCTTAAAAATAACAGCAGGAAATCATAAAAAAGATAACTTTTTTAGAGTTGTTGTAGAGTTATCACAACTTCCTGATAATTATGAAGTTACATATGATGATGATAAAGTAAGTATCATAAAACTTTACTCAAATGAATAA